A stretch of the Nitratifractor salsuginis DSM 16511 genome encodes the following:
- the rplS gene encoding 50S ribosomal protein L19, translated as MKNKYIESFEKAQVEGKNIPEFRAGDTVRVAVRIKEGNKERVQNFEGVCISIRGEGTGKTFTVRKMGANNVGVERIFPLYSESIESIEVVRRGRVRRAKLFYLRDRKGKAARIKELRRK; from the coding sequence ATGAAAAACAAATACATCGAGAGCTTTGAAAAAGCCCAGGTCGAAGGGAAGAACATCCCTGAATTCCGCGCCGGTGACACTGTCCGTGTCGCGGTCCGTATCAAAGAGGGCAACAAAGAGCGTGTCCAGAACTTCGAAGGTGTCTGCATCTCCATCCGCGGCGAAGGTACCGGTAAAACCTTTACCGTCCGCAAGATGGGTGCCAACAACGTCGGTGTAGAGCGGATCTTCCCCCTCTATTCCGAGAGTATCGAGAGCATCGAAGTGGTCCGCCGCGGTCGTGTCCGCCGTGCCAAGCTCTTCTATCTGCGTGATCGTAAAGGGAAAGCGGCCCGGATCAAAGAACTCCGCCGGAAGTAA
- the trmD gene encoding tRNA (guanosine(37)-N1)-methyltransferase TrmD, with product MRFTFVTLFPEIVEGYFGASILGRALEAGHIAIDYRNPRDYSASRYKKVDEPMIGGGAGMLMSPQPLHDTLKELRSQSPKAHVIFLSPVGKPFRQNDAKRLAGKEHLVLVAGRYEGIDERIIELHADEIFSVGDAVLTGGELPAMMVCDAVSRLLPGVLGNQESLEVESFEASLLEAPSFTKPDEFEKKRAISEFLKGNHSKIAAIKNRMALCKTKYFRPDLYQRAKAKV from the coding sequence ATGCGCTTTACCTTCGTGACCCTTTTCCCCGAGATTGTCGAGGGGTATTTTGGCGCTTCTATTTTGGGACGGGCTCTGGAGGCGGGGCATATCGCCATCGATTACCGCAATCCCAGAGACTACAGCGCCAGCCGCTACAAAAAAGTGGATGAGCCGATGATCGGAGGTGGAGCGGGGATGCTGATGTCCCCCCAACCCCTGCACGATACCCTCAAAGAGCTCCGCTCCCAATCGCCAAAGGCCCACGTCATCTTTCTCTCCCCGGTCGGCAAACCCTTCCGCCAGAACGATGCCAAACGGCTGGCGGGCAAAGAGCATCTGGTTCTGGTGGCGGGACGCTACGAGGGGATCGACGAGCGGATCATCGAACTGCACGCCGATGAGATTTTCAGCGTGGGCGATGCCGTGCTCACCGGCGGCGAACTGCCGGCGATGATGGTCTGTGACGCGGTGAGCCGTCTGCTGCCGGGGGTCCTGGGAAATCAGGAATCCCTGGAGGTCGAGAGCTTCGAAGCGTCACTCCTGGAAGCACCCTCGTTCACCAAACCGGACGAGTTCGAAAAAAAGCGTGCGATTTCAGAGTTCCTAAAGGGGAATCATAGTAAAATCGCAGCCATTAAAAATCGGATGGCTTTGTGTAAAACGAAGTACTTCCGACCCGATCTATATCAACGAGCGAAGGCAAAAGTATGA
- the rimM gene encoding ribosome maturation factor RimM (Essential for efficient processing of 16S rRNA), translating to MKKERFFIAQVGRIVGLGGDLKFHLHTDFPQQFKPGITLQSSRGPLTISSYNPKRGLIRFEGYESPEKARTLTNTKIYSDEEQTRELCPLKEGEHFWFEVLGAEVEEEGEPLGKVRDIQRMLDVDYLQIDTDPALKEAGFPSSFLLPYIPRYILSFDPEKRVLHTRDAKDVLEAS from the coding sequence GTGAAAAAAGAGCGATTTTTCATCGCCCAGGTCGGGCGGATCGTCGGGCTCGGCGGTGATCTCAAATTCCATCTCCACACCGATTTCCCCCAACAGTTCAAACCTGGTATCACCCTTCAGAGCAGCCGCGGCCCTCTCACGATCAGCTCTTACAATCCCAAACGCGGATTGATCCGTTTCGAAGGATACGAGAGCCCCGAGAAGGCCCGGACACTGACCAATACCAAGATCTACAGCGACGAAGAGCAGACGCGGGAGCTCTGTCCCCTCAAAGAGGGAGAACACTTCTGGTTCGAGGTCCTGGGGGCCGAGGTGGAAGAGGAGGGGGAGCCCCTGGGCAAAGTCCGGGACATTCAGCGTATGCTGGATGTGGATTATCTCCAGATCGATACAGATCCGGCGCTCAAAGAGGCCGGATTTCCCTCTTCGTTCCTCCTTCCTTACATTCCCCGTTATATCCTCTCTTTCGATCCTGAGAAGAGGGTGCTCCATACCCGGGACGCCAAAGATGTCCTGGAGGCGAGCTGA
- a CDS encoding KH domain-containing protein has protein sequence MVRDFILSYARLIVLHPEKLQIEERPLDENYNEIVLYADEEDVGKLIGKEGRMINAIKTVISGCKAKGGKSYRVSVRAAE, from the coding sequence ATGGTCCGGGATTTTATTCTCTCCTACGCCCGGCTCATTGTCCTCCACCCCGAAAAGCTCCAGATCGAAGAGCGTCCGCTGGACGAGAATTATAATGAGATCGTTCTCTATGCGGACGAGGAAGATGTGGGCAAGCTGATCGGCAAGGAGGGGCGGATGATCAATGCGATCAAAACCGTGATCTCCGGCTGCAAAGCCAAAGGCGGCAAAAGCTACCGTGTCAGCGTTCGCGCCGCGGAGTGA
- the rpsP gene encoding 30S ribosomal protein S16, whose protein sequence is MTVIRLTRMGRKKKPFYRIVVTDSRKRRDGGWIESIGYYNPISKEKEVKLDEERLNYWLSVGAQMSPTVKRLAGKK, encoded by the coding sequence ATGACCGTTATCAGACTTACCCGCATGGGACGCAAAAAGAAACCCTTCTACCGCATCGTTGTCACCGACAGCCGCAAGCGCAGAGACGGCGGTTGGATCGAATCCATCGGATACTACAACCCCATCTCCAAAGAGAAAGAGGTCAAGCTGGATGAAGAGCGCCTCAACTACTGGCTCAGCGTCGGTGCTCAAATGAGCCCCACCGTCAAGCGCCTCGCCGGCAAGAAGTAA
- the ccsA gene encoding cytochrome c biogenesis protein, giving the protein MSKLFDKLFSMKVAVALMLIFAIAIGTATFIENDYGTQTARALVYNAKWFEVLLFYFSATILYNIFRYRMYRREKWGQLTLHIAFLLVAVGSLVTRYEGYEGIQHIRQGQTSQSMVSDVMMLNVALKDHKKISEYTRPLYLSSMTKNHLSDTLELDGKKVKLELLRYLPAARQVVLPDPKGKGVLELKVAAGAQGENLLLPEGGEKDMGSFLLSFEGRRSSVKPTLYVRNKDGNLTLETPVAMQTLNMTDRTGGRIAPGVHPFQARQLYTFAGNSIVLRQFIPHGKIAWQNTALKPGGRTPQMLEMKVSHNGESKIVHLLGYRAQPGTPVIVNFPDIGVKLSYGAKIIPLPFGIRLDRFELERYPGSMSPASYSSYVTVIDKEKNVTMPYHIYMNHVLDYRGFRFFQSSYDMDEKGTVLSVNHDPGTLITYLGYLLIAIGFLWSYLSPKGRFQALRRKLRKLEQPVAALMVTGLLLLGGSPLQAASIDASSLSPKELKTIRGISPEHALNFGTLVVQDNGGRMKPVDTLAHEVLSKISRKNELLGMSADQVFLGMIIEPQVYQKLKMIKIAHPLIAKKLGLPKTARYASYNDFFDKKKGTYLLQEDVLKASRKKAAERNQYDKELLKADERLNITYMIFQGSLLRIFPKPGDKNHTWYSPLDAMKKFPPKEGKLVQLLTANYFRNVEQGIATQKWEKADKALGVIKKYQYFYGGEIIPSQKHIAFEIAYNKFNIFNRLVPVYLLAGLLLLVLAFIHIIRPAFSLKWPVRITMAVLILAFAAHTVGLGLRWYIAGHAPWSNAYESILYISWATVLAGFVFSKRSPLTMAATSILAGIFLFVAHLNWLDPQITNLVPVLQSYWLMVHVAVITASYGFLGLGALLGMLVLVLFIIRGKGGNPNIDRAIKELTIINEMTLLIGLGLITVGNFLGGVWANESWGRYWSWDPKETWAAVTILVYAAVVHMRFVPKLRGIYAFNVAAVLAYSSVIMTYFGVNYYLSGMHSYAAGDPVPIPGWVWPAIASVFALILLAARNRKIS; this is encoded by the coding sequence ATGTCCAAACTCTTCGACAAACTTTTCTCAATGAAAGTGGCGGTCGCTTTGATGCTGATCTTCGCCATCGCGATCGGAACCGCTACCTTCATCGAGAACGATTACGGAACCCAGACCGCCCGTGCCCTGGTCTACAATGCCAAATGGTTCGAAGTTTTGCTCTTCTATTTCAGCGCGACGATCCTCTACAACATTTTCCGTTACCGGATGTACCGTCGTGAAAAGTGGGGGCAGCTGACCCTTCACATTGCCTTTTTGCTGGTGGCGGTAGGGTCGCTGGTGACCCGCTACGAGGGCTACGAAGGGATTCAGCATATCCGTCAGGGCCAGACCAGTCAAAGTATGGTCAGCGATGTGATGATGCTCAATGTGGCGCTCAAAGATCATAAAAAGATCAGCGAATACACCCGGCCCCTCTATCTCTCCTCGATGACGAAGAATCACCTTTCTGATACACTGGAACTCGACGGGAAAAAGGTCAAGCTGGAGCTGCTGCGTTATCTCCCCGCGGCCCGGCAGGTCGTGCTCCCCGATCCCAAGGGCAAGGGGGTGCTGGAGCTCAAAGTGGCCGCCGGGGCCCAGGGGGAGAATCTCCTCCTTCCCGAAGGAGGCGAAAAGGATATGGGAAGTTTTCTCCTCTCCTTCGAAGGGCGCAGATCGAGTGTCAAACCGACTCTGTATGTCCGGAACAAGGATGGGAATCTGACCCTGGAGACCCCCGTGGCGATGCAGACCCTCAATATGACCGACCGCACAGGAGGCCGGATCGCTCCCGGGGTCCATCCCTTCCAGGCACGGCAACTCTATACCTTTGCCGGTAACTCCATCGTTTTGCGCCAATTCATCCCCCACGGCAAGATCGCCTGGCAGAACACGGCGCTCAAACCCGGCGGACGCACCCCCCAGATGTTGGAGATGAAGGTTTCGCACAATGGAGAGAGCAAGATCGTGCATCTGCTCGGATACCGGGCCCAGCCCGGCACACCCGTCATCGTCAATTTTCCCGACATCGGCGTCAAGCTGAGCTATGGGGCCAAGATTATCCCTCTGCCCTTCGGGATCCGGCTGGATCGTTTCGAATTGGAGCGCTATCCCGGTTCGATGAGTCCCGCTTCTTACTCCAGTTACGTGACGGTCATCGACAAGGAGAAGAATGTCACTATGCCCTATCACATCTATATGAACCACGTGCTGGATTACCGAGGGTTCCGTTTCTTCCAATCCTCCTACGATATGGATGAGAAGGGGACGGTCCTCTCGGTCAACCACGACCCCGGCACCCTCATTACCTATCTGGGCTACCTCTTGATCGCCATAGGTTTCCTCTGGAGTTATCTCAGCCCCAAGGGTCGCTTCCAGGCACTGCGGCGCAAACTCCGCAAACTGGAGCAGCCGGTGGCGGCGCTGATGGTGACGGGACTCCTCTTGTTGGGGGGTTCCCCGCTGCAGGCGGCTTCCATCGACGCTTCCAGTCTCAGTCCCAAAGAGCTCAAAACCATCCGGGGGATTAGCCCGGAGCACGCCCTCAATTTCGGAACTCTGGTGGTCCAGGACAACGGCGGCCGGATGAAACCGGTGGACACCCTGGCTCACGAGGTCCTCTCCAAGATTTCCCGCAAAAACGAGCTTCTTGGAATGAGTGCCGATCAGGTCTTTTTGGGGATGATCATAGAGCCCCAGGTTTATCAAAAATTAAAAATGATCAAGATCGCCCATCCCCTCATCGCCAAAAAACTGGGCTTGCCCAAAACGGCGCGCTACGCCTCCTACAACGACTTTTTCGACAAGAAGAAGGGGACCTATCTCCTGCAGGAGGATGTGCTCAAGGCATCGCGCAAAAAAGCGGCGGAGCGGAACCAATACGACAAAGAGCTGCTCAAAGCGGATGAACGCCTCAATATCACCTATATGATCTTTCAGGGTTCGCTGCTGCGGATCTTCCCCAAACCGGGGGACAAAAACCACACCTGGTACTCCCCTCTCGATGCGATGAAGAAGTTCCCTCCCAAAGAGGGAAAACTGGTTCAACTGCTCACCGCCAACTATTTCAGGAATGTAGAGCAGGGGATCGCGACCCAAAAATGGGAAAAGGCGGACAAGGCTCTGGGGGTGATCAAAAAGTATCAATACTTCTATGGCGGGGAGATCATTCCCTCCCAGAAACATATCGCCTTTGAGATCGCCTACAACAAGTTCAATATTTTCAACCGCCTGGTCCCGGTCTATCTCCTGGCGGGCCTGCTCCTGCTGGTTTTGGCCTTCATACATATCATCAGACCCGCGTTCTCTCTCAAATGGCCGGTACGGATCACGATGGCGGTGCTGATCCTGGCTTTTGCGGCTCATACGGTCGGCCTGGGGCTGCGCTGGTACATCGCCGGGCATGCCCCCTGGTCCAACGCTTACGAATCGATCCTCTACATCTCCTGGGCTACGGTCCTGGCGGGCTTCGTCTTCTCCAAGCGTTCTCCCCTGACGATGGCGGCTACGTCGATCCTCGCGGGGATCTTCCTCTTCGTCGCCCATCTCAATTGGCTCGATCCCCAGATCACCAACCTGGTCCCCGTGCTCCAATCCTACTGGTTGATGGTCCATGTGGCGGTGATCACCGCAAGCTACGGTTTCCTGGGCCTGGGTGCGCTGCTGGGAATGCTGGTGCTGGTGCTCTTCATCATTCGGGGCAAGGGGGGCAACCCCAACATCGACCGGGCGATCAAAGAGTTGACCATCATCAACGAAATGACCCTGCTCATCGGCCTGGGGCTCATCACCGTCGGGAACTTCCTCGGCGGCGTCTGGGCCAACGAATCCTGGGGCCGTTACTGGAGCTGGGACCCCAAAGAGACCTGGGCCGCAGTGACGATCCTGGTCTACGCGGCAGTGGTCCATATGCGCTTTGTCCCGAAGCTGAGGGGCATCTACGCCTTTAATGTGGCGGCGGTACTGGCCTACAGTTCCGTCATCATGACCTACTTCGGGGTCAATTATTATCTCAGCGGGATGCACTCCTACGCCGCGGGAGATCCGGTCCCCATTCCCGGCTGGGTCTGGCCGGCGATCGCCTCAGTCTTCGCTCTGATCCTGCTGGCGGCACGGAATCGGAAGATCTCATGA
- the polA gene encoding DNA polymerase I: protein MKTITVIDTFAFFFRAYFALPPLKNSEGFPTGLLTGFVNFIHQLQKDHATDYIVFAMDSEGPTFRKEIYPEYKANRPAPPEDLMQQLPVAIRWVEMMGFANLSKARYEADDVIATLTKCGKEQGIVAKIVSSDKDLYQLLDDDRVYIYDWVKKKAVDEKGCLEKFGVHPRDFVDFQALIGDSSDNVPGVPGIGPKTASKLINEFHTLENLYAHIEEAGTPRIRKLLIEHEEQAFLSRELVRLVDDVFDSCALEEYAFEDRNYLAALKEEFEKYEMRQALRWASQEGSGRAASAKASQAEEPAASAVSAPAPFEAVLLESEEKLEAVFSQIPEEAVVAFDTETTGLDTRSAKMVGFSFAFEEEKAYYVPVAHSYLGVGPQVSLEAAKKAIEKLMRHRIVGQNLKFDLSLLYSHLEMEPIEPEADTMILAWLLDPGSRVGLDILAQKFLGYQMKSFKETVKKGEDFSSVALEEAAFYAAEDAWATRQLYFRLTELFKKGGLEHLLKEAKEVEFPFINVLIAMERLGIRVDTKHLRSLKEELSAELARLTQEIHTLAGTEFNIKSTQQLGNVLFGTLGLKGGKKTKTGYSTNESVLRNLIGEHPIVEKILEYREHQKMLSTYVDPLLKLAEKDPEGRIHTTFVQTGTATGRLASKDPNLQNIPVRSELGRRVRRAFVAQEGFRLASIDYSQIELRLLAHFSGDAALREAFEKGEDIHMATAIKLFGPEEAAAKRNFAKSINFGLLYGMGSRKLADELGITTKEAKEIIEAYFAAFPTVRSYLEQIQQQAKEQGYVETLLRRRRVFDYEGASGMMKAAILREAVNTVFQGSAADLIKLAMLDIDTMIREEGLEARMLLQIHDELIFEIPEAQAEETAARFRHTMEHIYPLEVPLKCSVSLGGSWDELK, encoded by the coding sequence ATGAAAACCATCACCGTCATCGACACCTTCGCCTTTTTCTTTCGGGCCTATTTCGCTCTGCCGCCGCTGAAGAACTCCGAAGGGTTCCCCACCGGGCTGCTGACCGGGTTCGTCAACTTCATCCATCAGCTTCAGAAAGATCACGCTACCGATTACATTGTCTTCGCTATGGACAGCGAGGGGCCGACTTTTCGCAAAGAGATTTACCCTGAATATAAAGCCAACCGTCCCGCGCCCCCGGAGGATCTGATGCAGCAGCTCCCCGTCGCTATCCGCTGGGTGGAGATGATGGGCTTTGCCAACCTGAGCAAAGCCCGCTACGAAGCCGACGATGTGATCGCTACTTTGACCAAATGCGGCAAGGAGCAGGGGATCGTTGCCAAGATCGTCAGCTCCGACAAGGACCTTTACCAACTGCTCGATGACGACCGGGTCTACATCTACGATTGGGTCAAGAAGAAGGCGGTTGATGAGAAGGGGTGTCTGGAGAAATTTGGCGTCCATCCGAGGGATTTCGTCGATTTCCAGGCCCTTATCGGCGACAGCTCCGATAACGTTCCCGGCGTACCCGGCATCGGCCCCAAGACCGCTTCGAAGCTGATCAACGAGTTTCATACCCTGGAGAATCTCTATGCCCATATCGAGGAGGCGGGAACCCCCAGAATCCGAAAGCTCCTGATCGAGCACGAGGAGCAGGCTTTCCTCTCCCGGGAACTGGTGCGCCTGGTGGATGATGTTTTCGACAGTTGCGCGCTGGAGGAGTATGCCTTCGAAGATCGCAACTATCTGGCGGCGCTGAAAGAGGAGTTCGAAAAGTATGAGATGCGCCAAGCTTTGCGCTGGGCTTCACAGGAGGGATCGGGACGTGCCGCTTCCGCCAAAGCTTCGCAGGCCGAGGAGCCCGCTGCTTCTGCGGTTTCGGCTCCGGCCCCTTTCGAGGCGGTGCTGCTGGAGAGCGAAGAGAAGCTGGAAGCGGTCTTTTCTCAGATCCCCGAAGAGGCTGTCGTGGCTTTCGATACCGAGACGACGGGGCTGGATACCCGCAGCGCGAAGATGGTGGGCTTCTCCTTCGCCTTCGAGGAGGAGAAGGCCTACTATGTCCCTGTGGCCCACAGTTATCTGGGGGTGGGGCCCCAGGTCAGCCTCGAAGCGGCCAAGAAGGCGATCGAAAAACTGATGCGTCATCGGATCGTGGGGCAGAACCTCAAATTCGATCTCTCTCTGCTCTACAGCCATCTAGAGATGGAACCCATCGAGCCCGAAGCCGATACGATGATCCTGGCCTGGCTGCTGGATCCCGGCTCCCGGGTGGGGCTCGATATCCTGGCGCAGAAGTTTCTGGGCTATCAGATGAAATCTTTTAAAGAGACGGTCAAGAAGGGAGAGGATTTCTCCAGTGTCGCTCTGGAAGAGGCGGCCTTCTACGCCGCCGAGGATGCCTGGGCGACCCGGCAGCTCTACTTCCGCCTCACAGAGCTTTTCAAGAAAGGAGGGCTGGAGCATCTGCTCAAGGAGGCGAAGGAGGTGGAGTTCCCCTTCATCAATGTGCTTATCGCGATGGAGCGTCTGGGGATCCGGGTGGACACGAAGCATCTGCGCAGCCTCAAAGAGGAGCTCAGCGCCGAGCTGGCTCGATTGACACAGGAGATCCATACCCTGGCCGGCACCGAGTTCAACATCAAATCGACTCAGCAGTTGGGCAATGTGCTCTTCGGCACCCTGGGACTCAAAGGGGGCAAAAAGACCAAAACCGGCTACAGCACCAACGAATCGGTCCTGAGAAATCTCATCGGTGAGCACCCCATCGTGGAGAAGATCCTGGAGTACCGGGAGCATCAAAAGATGCTCAGCACCTATGTCGACCCTCTGCTCAAGCTGGCAGAGAAAGACCCCGAGGGGCGCATCCACACCACCTTCGTCCAGACCGGGACCGCTACGGGGCGCCTGGCCTCCAAAGATCCCAACCTCCAGAATATCCCCGTGCGCAGTGAACTGGGGCGCCGGGTGCGGCGGGCTTTTGTCGCCCAGGAGGGCTTTCGGCTCGCCTCCATCGACTACTCCCAGATCGAGCTGAGGCTTCTGGCCCACTTCAGCGGGGATGCGGCATTGAGGGAAGCCTTCGAAAAAGGTGAAGATATCCATATGGCCACGGCGATCAAGCTTTTCGGCCCCGAGGAGGCGGCGGCCAAACGGAATTTCGCCAAATCCATCAACTTCGGCCTGCTCTACGGAATGGGATCGCGGAAACTGGCCGACGAACTGGGGATCACGACCAAAGAGGCCAAGGAGATCATCGAAGCCTATTTCGCCGCTTTCCCCACCGTACGCAGCTACCTGGAACAGATCCAGCAGCAGGCCAAGGAGCAGGGCTACGTGGAGACGCTGCTGCGGCGTCGGCGGGTCTTCGACTACGAGGGGGCGTCGGGGATGATGAAGGCGGCGATCCTGCGCGAAGCGGTCAACACCGTTTTCCAGGGGAGCGCAGCCGATCTGATCAAGCTGGCGATGCTCGATATCGATACGATGATCCGGGAAGAGGGCCTGGAGGCACGGATGCTACTGCAGATCCACGATGAGCTGATTTTCGAGATCCCGGAGGCACAGGCGGAGGAGACCGCGGCACGTTTCCGGCATACGATGGAGCATATCTATCCTCTGGAGGTTCCCCTGAAGTGTTCGGTGAGCTTGGGCGGAAGCTGGGACGAATTGAAATAG
- the hepT gene encoding type VII toxin-antitoxin system HepT family RNase toxin has product MDFHDYLESCGETAERESRLLEELAGSGELSFLQRRAARSSLQILIENAIGKSRRILKHYNCPTVPKTGRDAASFLYETGVIDDELYRELSAAIGFRNAMIHDYMDFSEELLEEMVHSGRWRVLVDYLKWVPELTEVQVHRIEGFLL; this is encoded by the coding sequence ATGGATTTTCACGACTACTTGGAGAGTTGCGGGGAGACTGCGGAACGGGAGAGTCGACTGCTGGAGGAGTTGGCGGGGAGCGGTGAACTCTCGTTTTTGCAACGCAGGGCGGCTCGAAGCTCTCTTCAGATCCTTATCGAGAATGCGATCGGGAAATCCCGCAGGATACTCAAACATTACAATTGTCCCACGGTGCCCAAAACCGGTCGTGATGCCGCGAGTTTTCTCTATGAGACGGGGGTGATCGATGATGAGCTCTATCGTGAATTGAGTGCCGCGATCGGGTTTCGGAATGCGATGATTCACGACTATATGGACTTCTCTGAAGAGCTCCTGGAGGAGATGGTTCATTCCGGTCGCTGGAGAGTGCTCGTCGATTATCTGAAGTGGGTGCCCGAGTTGACGGAGGTTCAGGTCCATAGAATCGAAGGTTTCCTCCTGTAG
- a CDS encoding nucleotidyltransferase domain-containing protein, with protein MKIFDGKSRLYGRTPELSLDKLRECFKDRELEGVEYAVLFGSRAREDGGSRSDYDIAVYGHVDSPWGIQSLVWDVLTRRCGLADCDLDVVDLRRADRALLGSVTEKYLMLKGEGDGFSRLLGELRGDCGTGESTAGGVGGER; from the coding sequence ATGAAGATATTTGACGGTAAAAGTCGCCTCTATGGGAGAACGCCGGAGCTTTCTCTTGACAAGTTGCGTGAATGTTTCAAAGACAGGGAGCTGGAAGGGGTCGAATATGCCGTGCTCTTCGGTTCGCGCGCCCGGGAAGATGGGGGAAGCCGGAGCGATTACGACATCGCCGTTTACGGTCACGTGGATTCTCCCTGGGGAATACAGAGTCTCGTCTGGGATGTTTTGACGCGTCGATGCGGCTTGGCCGACTGCGATTTGGACGTCGTGGACTTGCGCCGTGCCGATCGGGCGCTTTTGGGAAGTGTGACGGAAAAATATCTGATGCTGAAGGGAGAGGGAGATGGATTTTCACGACTACTTGGAGAGTTGCGGGGAGACTGCGGAACGGGAGAGTCGACTGCTGGAGGAGTTGGCGGGGAGCGGTGA
- a CDS encoding PhnA domain-containing protein, with protein sequence MSLETQLRERAENKCELCGSEENLKVREVPPADGSAETAILVCETCDELIDNPEKNPNHWHCLNESMWSPVPAVQVTAWRILKSIASEGWPQDMLDMLYLEPEVQAWAEEGLQSESEEAPVVRDANGNPLSDGDSVVILKDLPVKGAGFTAKQGTKVTNIRLTDDPTHIQGKVNGTTIFLKTEFLKKA encoded by the coding sequence ATGAGCCTCGAAACCCAACTCCGTGAACGTGCCGAAAACAAATGTGAACTCTGCGGCAGCGAAGAGAACCTGAAAGTCCGTGAAGTCCCCCCTGCCGACGGCAGCGCCGAAACCGCCATCCTGGTCTGCGAAACCTGCGATGAGCTCATCGACAATCCCGAAAAGAACCCCAACCACTGGCACTGCCTCAACGAAAGTATGTGGAGCCCCGTTCCCGCCGTTCAGGTCACCGCCTGGCGTATTCTCAAGAGCATTGCCAGCGAAGGTTGGCCCCAGGATATGCTCGATATGCTCTACCTCGAGCCCGAAGTCCAGGCCTGGGCCGAAGAGGGTCTTCAGAGCGAAAGCGAAGAAGCCCCGGTCGTCCGCGACGCCAACGGCAATCCCCTCAGCGACGGCGACAGTGTCGTCATCCTCAAAGACCTCCCCGTCAAAGGAGCCGGCTTCACCGCCAAGCAGGGGACCAAAGTCACCAACATCCGCCTCACCGACGACCCCACCCACATCCAGGGCAAAGTCAACGGCACCACCATCTTCCTCAAGACCGAGTTCCTAAAAAAAGCGTGA
- the waaC gene encoding lipopolysaccharide heptosyltransferase I, producing MKIALVRLTAMGDVIHTAASVQFIKAALPQCELTWFVEEKFAPILEHNPQIDRIVALNLHSLKKGASLRKIKALAGTVRSSGPLDSVIDVQGLVKSAVVGRLAGRDLHGLDHRSAREGVASLLYRHRHRVDCAGIAPMRFASLIAQSLGIEISREMMAGKKPYLFFDPEKDQSRIDTFFKAGQPNLLIITGASLPSKTYPTEGWIEVIRELEGVNILLVAGSTDERREAEKIAEATTARLLPPLDLDGLKYAVSRAEVLLGGDTGPSHIAWAMNRPSILLFGSTPPTMMFETERNIAITSGADVHPCRFDKNDRSIANIPPGKILGALERML from the coding sequence ATGAAAATCGCCCTAGTCCGCCTCACCGCGATGGGCGACGTAATCCATACCGCCGCTTCGGTCCAATTCATCAAAGCTGCCCTGCCCCAATGCGAACTCACCTGGTTCGTCGAAGAGAAATTCGCCCCCATCCTGGAGCACAATCCCCAGATCGACCGCATCGTTGCACTGAACCTCCACAGCCTGAAAAAGGGAGCAAGTCTCCGAAAGATCAAAGCCCTTGCCGGAACCGTCCGTTCCTCCGGACCCCTCGACAGTGTCATCGATGTCCAGGGACTTGTCAAATCGGCCGTCGTAGGGCGTCTGGCGGGGCGTGATCTCCACGGCCTCGATCACCGCTCCGCCCGGGAAGGGGTCGCCTCCCTGCTCTACCGCCATCGCCACAGGGTCGATTGCGCCGGCATCGCCCCGATGCGTTTCGCCTCCCTCATCGCCCAGTCGCTGGGAATCGAGATCAGCCGTGAAATGATGGCGGGCAAAAAACCTTATCTCTTCTTCGATCCCGAGAAAGATCAATCCCGGATCGACACATTTTTCAAAGCGGGTCAGCCCAATCTCCTTATCATCACCGGCGCCAGCCTGCCGAGCAAAACCTACCCCACAGAGGGGTGGATCGAAGTGATCCGCGAACTTGAGGGTGTCAATATCCTTCTGGTAGCAGGCAGCACAGATGAACGCCGGGAAGCGGAAAAGATCGCCGAAGCCACTACCGCTCGGCTTCTCCCCCCGCTCGATCTGGATGGTCTCAAATATGCCGTCTCCCGTGCCGAGGTGCTCCTGGGGGGCGACACAGGCCCCAGTCATATCGCCTGGGCGATGAACCGCCCCTCCATCCTGCTCTTCGGTTCCACCCCTCCGACGATGATGTTTGAAACCGAGCGGAATATCGCGATCACTTCAGGAGCGGATGTCCACCCCTGCCGCTTCGACAAAAACGACCGGAGCATCGCCAACATCCCTCCCGGGAAAATTCTTGGAGCGCTGGAGCGGATGCTATAA